TGTCAACTGATACTGGGGCTTGGTTTGGCAATTGCCCCATTGGGTATCCAGGCATTCCAGCTACATTTGGTGCTGGCTCTTCTATCATGATAGGCATTTGTGGTTGACTGAGaaatttattcaacatgattcCAGCTCCTTCAATCAATGCAAGCAAAACCCCACCAAAAACTGCTGATCTGGAAGCTGCACCAAGTCCTTGACGCATTGAAAGAAACCCTCCGGTGGCAGCACCAGCTATAATCGAGTTCCATGGATCTTCTTTCTGTCGGAGGTACACCATGGTGCAATCAAAGGTGGAGAAAAGGCCACCCCAAACAGCAAAGCTACCACCGACGCGAGGGGCATTCATACGAACTGCTTGTGTTCCTCCCATCAACCGAGCTCCACTTGGGGAGTTATATGTGCCTTTCAAGAAGTGAAAGGCGGCACCTCCAACGGCACCCATGCCAAAAGCACCACCAATATCATCGAGTATTCGATCAGGGCATGGCTCTCGAGATGTTTCAGGAGTTCCCATGATTCACAAAAAGACAGTACCCTTTCTATTAAAAAAGCCTGAAGTTGTAAACTTCCCTACAAAATTACAAACTTAGATTTGTTTAGGACAACGGTTCAGCAAACATTAACCTAGTCTGACTGCAACAAAATAACGTTAATTACAAACTTCAATGATCCATAAACCAAACAAAACCAACACGGAAAGGCATATAACGGAAAGGCATATAATAAAACCCATAAAATAGCAAAATCCTATCGTATCAAGTGACGTAAAAAATGAAACCTTCTCAAAGAAAAGAACATAAAAGCGATCCAAGCTAAAACCCCATGgaacaaaataagaacaaagTAAAACCCTAGAAAAACATCACTTTTGAGACCATGAACTGCATAACCTAGAAACTATTTGGGACAAATAAAAGCAAATAACTTTATTGTATTGCATGAGTGAAACTATCGAATTTTTACCTCGATCTTGAGTGGAAAACAGGGATCACTAACGCATAAAAGATTTTGATTATTATCGATGAAACAAGCAGGGAGGATATGAagtaaaccataaaccctaaaaggCCTGAACCTTTGGGCTAGCAAAGAaacctctttttttttgtttttttgggcATTGGGTTTTCTCTggccttttctttttctatatatGTAATGGCTTGCATAAATTGATGGTCTTCGCCTTTGGGCTTCTTTTGTGGATCTTCTTTAGAGGCTTCTTCATTTATTACTCTTTTTTACtgtaaatttcatattttcaaataaattaaatcttttttatacaaatatatatttatttttaattaggaGGATTGTTCTTTTTATAGGGACaaaaattatttacaatttaataaaGGGAACcaatgtaatatattttttagtttaatataaaaaa
The genomic region above belongs to Gossypium hirsutum isolate 1008001.06 chromosome D05, Gossypium_hirsutum_v2.1, whole genome shotgun sequence and contains:
- the LOC107906973 gene encoding mitochondrial import inner membrane translocase subunit TIM17-2; its protein translation is MGTPETSREPCPDRILDDIGGAFGMGAVGGAAFHFLKGTYNSPSGARLMGGTQAVRMNAPRVGGSFAVWGGLFSTFDCTMVYLRQKEDPWNSIIAGAATGGFLSMRQGLGAASRSAVFGGVLLALIEGAGIMLNKFLSQPQMPIMIEEPAPNVAGMPGYPMGQLPNQAPVSVDSLRQASPSSSSTSSGSSSDSSSSWFGGLFGGGKKQESATGSGSRTEVLESFDAPPVPSFEYK